The Fibrobacter sp. UWB5 genome has a window encoding:
- the recJ gene encoding single-stranded-DNA-specific exonuclease RecJ: MALETTDVELNERLASAMSKSLRIPHVVARFLVSRGVCSVSEAHRMLCGNAGDVLDPFLMKGMEEAVAWLLDIREKHEKVFVFGDYDLDGMSAVTLMTRALAELGLESDWRLPNRFGDGYGLSSSAVEEMREAGARYVITVDTGITANAEIALAKSYGMSVLVIDHHQPSGDGLPECDVLLDPHQEGDTYPNPELCGVGVSYKFVCALYSKLSMPEPTKFLDLVALGTLADLVSMTPENRAFTKTGLRSIERSHWPGLQEMYSNLMKGHGSVGGIDVMYKFAPLLNAPGRMERPDPALKLLLSPNMATANALMAELREWNSKRKQKEAEITEMAQAQMTAMYGDNLPTVIVVAGNDWHVGVIGIVAAKLAQEYHRPTAVLSIQGGMAHASARAVPCFNWHKALFESRELFDRWGGHANAAGFSLPAEKIDELRKRLEVSAANQNYTGTEECEGETAPCSYDICISLNELIVEASQYMAPSDYGSGNSANKGQLISILDFIDLLEPFSGNFPYPTFRADNVKIHRLRELKGGHLQMDISQAGSRVYPAIGFGLRKFKSLLSKPVSVIFEPTWNYFNDRKSLQLCVKAIEPYIEPNTVND; encoded by the coding sequence ATGGCTCTAGAAACGACAGACGTTGAACTGAACGAACGCCTGGCTTCGGCAATGTCGAAGAGCCTGCGCATACCCCATGTGGTGGCGCGCTTCTTGGTGTCTCGTGGCGTCTGTTCTGTGTCCGAGGCGCACCGCATGCTGTGCGGTAACGCGGGCGACGTGCTTGACCCGTTCTTGATGAAGGGAATGGAAGAGGCTGTTGCCTGGCTGCTGGACATTCGCGAAAAGCACGAAAAGGTTTTTGTTTTTGGCGACTACGATTTGGACGGCATGTCGGCCGTGACGCTCATGACGCGTGCCCTGGCCGAGCTTGGCCTGGAATCGGATTGGCGCCTGCCGAACCGCTTTGGCGATGGCTACGGGCTTTCGTCTTCGGCGGTAGAAGAAATGCGCGAGGCGGGCGCCCGCTATGTGATTACGGTCGATACCGGCATTACCGCGAACGCCGAGATTGCACTTGCCAAGAGCTACGGGATGTCGGTGTTGGTCATTGACCACCACCAGCCTTCGGGCGATGGACTCCCGGAATGCGATGTGCTTTTGGACCCGCACCAGGAAGGCGATACTTACCCGAATCCGGAACTTTGCGGCGTGGGCGTTTCGTACAAATTCGTATGCGCCCTGTACTCCAAGCTTTCGATGCCCGAACCGACCAAGTTCCTGGACTTGGTGGCGCTCGGAACGCTTGCCGACTTGGTGTCTATGACGCCCGAGAACCGCGCCTTTACCAAGACTGGTCTCAGGTCTATTGAGCGCAGCCATTGGCCGGGCCTGCAAGAAATGTACAGCAACTTGATGAAGGGCCACGGTAGCGTGGGCGGCATCGATGTCATGTACAAGTTTGCTCCGCTCCTGAATGCACCCGGTCGCATGGAACGCCCGGATCCGGCGCTCAAGCTTTTGCTCAGCCCGAATATGGCGACTGCCAACGCCCTGATGGCGGAACTGCGCGAATGGAACAGCAAGCGCAAGCAGAAAGAAGCTGAAATTACGGAAATGGCTCAGGCCCAGATGACGGCCATGTACGGCGACAATTTGCCGACGGTGATTGTCGTTGCCGGTAACGACTGGCATGTGGGCGTCATCGGAATTGTGGCCGCCAAGCTCGCGCAAGAATACCACCGCCCGACTGCAGTGCTTTCGATTCAGGGCGGCATGGCGCATGCGAGTGCGCGCGCGGTGCCGTGCTTCAACTGGCATAAGGCCTTGTTTGAATCGCGCGAATTGTTTGACCGCTGGGGCGGTCACGCCAACGCGGCGGGCTTCTCGCTTCCGGCCGAAAAAATTGACGAACTCCGCAAGCGCCTGGAAGTTTCTGCGGCAAACCAGAATTACACCGGCACCGAAGAATGCGAAGGCGAGACGGCACCTTGCTCGTATGACATTTGCATCTCGCTCAACGAGTTGATTGTCGAGGCTTCGCAGTACATGGCGCCGAGTGATTACGGTTCTGGCAATAGCGCAAACAAGGGCCAATTGATTTCGATTCTCGACTTTATTGACCTGCTCGAACCTTTCAGCGGAAATTTCCCGTATCCGACCTTCCGTGCCGACAACGTGAAAATCCACCGACTTCGCGAACTCAAGGGCGGACACTTGCAGATGGATATTTCGCAGGCGGGTAGCCGCGTGTATCCGGCCATCGGCTTTGGGCTGCGTAAGTTCAAAAGCCTGCTCAGCAAGCCCGTGTCGGTGATTTTTGAACCCACCTGGAATTATTTTAACGACCGCAAGTCCTTGCAACTTTGCGTCAAGGCCATTGAGCCTTATATTGAACCCAACACCGTAAACGACTAG